The sequence GCGTCACCGTCATGTTGCTGATCACCGGCGGCAGGTTGTCACCGTTGTTGGAGCCCGTGAACGCCTTCTTCACCGAGTAGTACGACAGCCGCTTCAGGCCGTCGGGGATCAGGTTGAACCACACCCCGCCGAAGTCGTGCTCCAGGCCGTAGTGGAAGAGGGTCGCGCCCAGCGCCACGCCCTGGTGGCCCATGGTGCAGTCCCAGGCCTTGGTGTAGCCGTCGCGCTTCTGTACGTCGGTGGGCTCGTCGGGTACGCCGTTGGCGTCGTCCGGCACCTCCCACTCACCCGCCGGACCGGTCTCGGTGATGATGTAGGGCTTGGTGTAGCCGCCGTCCACCCAGTCCTTGCGGACGCCGCAGATGTCGCCGTACGCGTTCATCGAGTACAGGTCGAGGTCCGGGGCGTTGCGCTTGTAGTACGGCCAAGCGCCCGTCCACGCGTCGGTGGAGGTCACCGGGTGGTCGGCGTCGATGGCGTGGATCCGCTTGGCGGCGTCGTTCACGAAGGTCGTGTACGCGTTGCGCTGTGCCTCCAACTCCGCGCCGCCGTAACAGTTCTGGAGGCCGAGCACGGACTCGTTGCCGACGTTCCACATGAGGGTCGCGGGGTGGTTCTTGTACGTTTCGACCCACCGGGCGATCTCGGTGAGCATCGTCGACTTGTACGCGGTGTCGGTGACGTAGTTGACGCAGCCGCCGCTGCCGGGGCCGCCGCCGGGCTGGAGCCAGAAGCCGTTCATCACGCGCAGGCCGTTCGCCGCCGCCGCGTCGAGGAGCGGTTTGGTGCTCGCGTCCGTGCCCCAGGTGCGGACCGTGTTGACGCCCATCGACTTCAGGTCGGGCATGTAGCGCGGAGCGTCCGCCATCGACGGGCCCCAGGTCAGGCCCTTGACCGTGTACGGCTGGCCGCCGACGGTGAGCTGCCACGCGCCCTGCGTGCCCGTGACCTTGACGGCGCCGCCGGCCGGGGGCGGGGTGTCGCCGCCCTGGGTGCCGTAGACCTGGAACTCCCAGAGGGAGTAGCCGTAGCCGCTGGAGCGGGTGGTGCCGAGCATCCGGACGTAGCGGCCGGAGCCGGTGAGGGCCAGGTCGTCGGTGCCGCCGTCGGAGTCGGTGACCTTGCGGATGGTGGTCCAGTCCGTGCCGTTGTCGCTGACCTGGATCTCGTACGCCTTCCCGTAGGCGCCCTCCCAGGTCAGTACGGCGCGGCTCAGGTCGGACCTCTTGCCGAGGTCGATCCGGATCCACTGCGGGTCCGACCACTGGCTGGCCCAGCGGGTGGTGGTGAGGTCGCCGTCGACGGCCTGTGCGGCGGAGAAGCCGTCGCCCTCCTGCGAGGAGGCGGTGGCGGGCTTGCCCTGGGAGATCAGGGGGTCGGCGGCCCTCGCCTCGGTGGGTGCGGTGAGGACGGTGAGGGAGGAGGCGAGCAGGGCGGCGAGGGTCAGGGTGAGCGCGGGCCTGCGGAGGGATGGCAGGGCGGGGAGGGTGGGGAGGGCGGGTCTGCGGAAGTGGGGCAGGGAGGGCAAGGAAGGCATTGCGGCTCCTGAAGGGGTGAGGGGGATGCGGGTGCTGAGAAGTGAGGCGATGCGGGTGCTGAGGGGTGAGGGGACGCGAGTGCTGAGAAGTGAGGGGATGCGGACGGCCGCCGTCGGGGAGGACGGCGGCCGTCCGGGGGGAGAGAGCCAGGAGGTGAGCCGGTGACGCTGAAGGTCGGTGAGTTAGCCAGTGACCGTGCGGGTCGGTGAGTTAGCCGCTGACCGTGGTGGAGTTGCCCCGGGGCCGGGGTCAGGCCCGGCCCCGGGAAGCCCTCCCCCGCAGGTCAGAGGTTCACCGCAGAGATTCACCTCGGGGAACCGATCAGGGGAAGGACACCACCGTCGACGGCACCGTCGACGTGCCCGCCGGGACCGTGGAGGCTCCCGTGTTGTTGATGACGTGGTTGTAGTGGCCCATTCCGCCGAGCGACACCACCAGCAGGCTGTGGAACTTCACGTTCGGCTTCACCGGGGCCTTGAAACCGTGGTCCTGGCGGATCGTCGGGTCGACGTTGTAGTTGCAGTAGCTGCCCAGACCCCAGCCCTCGTGTACGTCGACCGAGTCGTCGACCCGGTAGGCGGCGAAGCCCTTGGTGTCGCCGTTCTGGATGGCGGCCTGGTCGGGCGCGTCGTACGCCTTCTCGTTCTGGTAGAAGATCGTCCGGCCGCGCTCGCCGTACCACTCGACGTCGTACTTGTTGAAGTGCTCCACAAAGAGGCCGGTGGCGAGTACGTCGTCGCCGTACACCCGGACCCCGTAGTCGGCCCGGTTGGTCTCCCAGCCGACGCCCTCGCCGTGGTCCGCGCGCCACACCCAGGTGTGGTCGATGATCACGTCGTCGCTGTGGACGGCGATGGAAGTGGTGGCCTTGCCGGCGCCCGCGCCGCCGATGCGGACGTAGACGTCCTGGACGGTGGTGGGGTTGGCGGAGTGGTCCGCTGAGGAGTTCTGCGGGCCGACCTCCAGCAAGGTCGGGGAGTTGACCGTACCGGCGTCGATCAGGAAGCCGGCGAGCTTGACGCCGTCGACGTCGGCGACCTTCATCGCGGTGACGCCGTTGTCCGGGATGATCGTCGCGAGGCCGAGGCCGAGGACGACTGTGTTCGCGCGGTTGACGTTGATGGTCTGGTCGACGTGGTAAATGCCGGGCGTGAAAAGGAGGTTGAGGCCCTGGGCCAGCGCCTGGTTGATCGTGGCGGCGGTGGCGCCGGGCTTGACGACGTAGAACTGGTCCAGGCCGATCGACGTGCCCTGCGGGGTGCCGTTCCAGGAGACGCCCCGGGCGTCGGTGCGCTTGGCGGGGACGAAGACCTTGTACGTGTTGCCGTCCAGGTGGAGGAACGGCTTCTCACGGGAGATCGGGGTCGTCTGGAGCGTGGTGTAGCGGGGCTCGGGGAACGAGGTGGCGGGTGCGCCCTCGACGCCCGAGAAGGTCTGGTTCCAGACGGAGTTGGACCAGCCGCCGATGGAGCTCTCGCGGGTGTACCACTGCTGCTGCGAGTAGTTGCCGACCTGGCCGTCGATCTTGCTGTCGGCGATGTAGCCGCCACTGGCCCAACCGTAGCCGTCGGGGGCGAGGTTGAGGCCGCCCTTGACGTGCATGCGGCGGAAGGAGGCGGCCTGTGAGACGGCCCAGCGGTTGGTGCCGCTGACCGGGTTCAGCGCCAGGTTCTCGGCCGAACGCCAGAAGTTCTGCGTGGCGTTGCCGCCGAACCAGCCCGCGTCGACGGTCACGTCACCGTTGATGGTGGTGTCGTCCGGCTTGAGGCCGAGGCCCGAGATCGAGGTGTAGAAACCGATCTGGGCGTTGAGGTTGTTGTAGGTGCCGGGCTTGAAGAGGAACTGGTGCCGGCCGTTGCCGAAGTGCGACGCCTCCTGCTGGGCGAACACCTCGTCCAGCTTGGCCTGGATGTTGGGGGTGGAAGGGTCGAAGACGTGCACGTTCGGGCCGAGGTCGCCGCCGCCGGGCAGTTGCGGGCCGCCGGTGCCGCCGGACTCGCCGTAGACCTTGAACTCCCAGAGCGAGAAGCCGTATCCGGTGCCACGGGCGGTGCCGTACATCCGGACGTAGCGGGCTTCACCGCTGATGTTCAGGGTGTCCGTGCCGCCGTCGCCGTCGGCGGTCTGGTAGGCGGTCGACCACTCGGAGCCGTTGGCCGAGAGTTCGATGCGGTAGCCCTTGCCGTAGGCCGTCTCCCAGTCCAGGACCACCTGGCTGATCTGGGTCGTCGCACCGAGGTCGACGCGGATCCACTGCGGGTCGGAAGCGGCGCTGGACCAACGGGTGTCGGCGTTGCCGTCGACGGCCGCGGCGGCCGGGGTGCCGTAGTTCTCCTCGCTGGAGGCGGTGACCGGCTTGCCCTGGGAGAGCAGTACGGGTGCGGCCTCGGCCTTCGTGGCGGGGACGAAGGCGAGAAGGGTGGCGGCGAGAGCGGTGGCCATCGCGGCGACGATGCCGCGGGCCACCGGTCTCGGTCTGCGGGTACGGCGGCCGGTGCCGTGGGACACCGGGGCCGCTGGGGATATGCCGACTGCGGGCATGCGGGTGCTCCTCGAAATGGAACTGCGATGGGAGAGCGCTCTCCCGGAACCTTGCCCGCCGCATCGGTCACGGTCAAGAATCCTGACACGACTTTTCTTTCGGCGTGGATTAAGTCGATGCCCCTGCGCGGGGGATGACGTTCAGTCAGGCGCTATGCGGCCGGGCCCCGGCCAACTCGCCGAACAGGTCGATCAGGCCCCCTCGCTGGTCAGTTACCACCTGCGCAAGCTCGCCGAGCACGGCTTCGTGGCCGAGGCGAGCGGGCACGGCACGGACGGCCGCGAGCGGTGGTGGCGGGTGGCGTCCGAGAAGGGGTGGGGCTTCCGCGACGCGGACTTCACGGGTACGCCGGAAGGGGCCGCCGCCGTCGGTTCGGTGCTGCGCGGCCTCCTCGACAACCGCTCCGCCCAGTACCGCGCCTACCTCGAACAGAGCGCCGCCTGGGGCGAGGAGTGGACCGACGCCGCCTTCAGCTCCGAGTGGCTCATGGCCCTGACGTCCACCGAACTCGCTGAGATGAGCGCCGAGTTGGAGGTCGTCGCCCGGCGGTGGCGGGAGCGCGGCAAGGCCGCCAGGAAGGCGGGCGAGACCGAGGGGCGCGAGCACGTGTCCGTGCATCTGTACGGGTTCCCGTTCCGGCCCTGAGCCCTGAGCCTCGCCTCGCCGCGCGGTCATCCGCGCGGTCCGCACCCGAGGAGACTCCATGTCCGCCCCAGAGACCGCCTTGCCCCAGAGACCCGCCGCGCCCCGGCCCGCTCACCGCGACGCCAACGTCCTGCGCTGGCTCGCCGCATACACCGCCTCGCTCATCGGCGACAGCGTCTACTTCGTCGCCCTCGCCTGGTCGGCCCAGAAGGTCGCCGGGCCCGCCGAGGTCGGCCTGGTCATGGCCGCCGGAGCGGTTCCCCGGGCGCTGCTCATGCTGGGCGGCGGCGTGGCGGCCGACCGGTTCGGGGTGCGCCGGATCGTGCTCGGCAGCGACGCCGTGCGGTGCGTCCTCATCCTCGCCGTGGCGGCCGGGGTCGCCGTCACCGCGCCCGCGGTGTGGATCCTGGTGGCGCTGGCCCTCGCGTTCGGCGTGGTCGACGCGCTGTTCGTCCCGGCCGTCGGGGCCCTCCCGCCCCGCATCACCGGCCCGGACCAACTGGCCCGCGTGACCGGCATGCGTACGTTGTCGATGCGGGTCAGCCAGATCAGCGGCCCGCCCCTCGGCGGCCTGGCCATGGGGTTCGGCGGCGCGTCGGCCGCGTTCGCGGTGGCGGGGGTGCTGTTCGCCGTGTCGCTGCCGCTCCTGCTGACCGTACGGCTGCGACCGCCAGGAGTGCCCGAGCCCGAGCCCGAGGATGCGGCAGACGTACGGGGTGAGGCGGCGCCCGCCCCCGGCACCGCCTGGCAGGACCTCATCGGCGGTCTGTGCCACATCCGCCGCCACCCTCTCATCGGCCCGCTCATCGCGGTCATCGCCCTCTGCGAGCTCGGGCTCACCGGCCCCCTCAACGTCGGCATGGTCCTGCTCAACGGCGAGCGCGGCTGGGGGCCTTCGGGGTACGGGTGGATCATCAGCGGGTTCGGGGCCGGGGCCACCGTCGGGGCCGTCCTGCTCACCGTCGCCGGACGGCTCCCCCGGGCCGGGCTGACCCTGGCGGGGACGCTGCTCGTGGGGTGCGCGGGCGCGGCCGGCATCGCCCTGGTCCCCACGCTGCCGCTCGCCGTGGCCGTGGCCCTCGCCGTGGGCCTGGCCATGGGCATCTGCGGCACCCTGGGCAACGCCCTCGTACAGACCGCCGCCGACCCCGCCTACCTGGGGCGGGTCACCTCGGTCGTGATGCTCACCTCGGTGGGCCTGGCGCCGCTGACCTACCCGTTGGTCGGGGCGGCCGTCGGGGCGTGGGGGTCCGCGCCGGTCTTCATCGGGTGCGGGGCGTTCGGGAGCCTCGGGGTGGTCGTCGCGCTGGGCTGCGGGGCGGTGCGGAGGGCCGAGCTGCCGCGATCACGCCCGCGCCCGTCGAAGGCTTGACGAGGCCCGCCGGGCGGTGCCCCGGCCTGCCGGGTCCAGGGAATTGACCCATGATTCCGGCGTACAAATGCACCCTGCCCCAGGTCGCTTCCGTACCTACGGTCGTTGCATGACCACGTTCCAGGTACCTCAGCGCATGAACTTCTCCGCCGTCTCCCCCAAGGTCTTCAAGGCCGTCCTCGCCCTCGACGCCGTCGCCCGCGAAGGGCTCGACCCCGTACTGCTGGAGCTGGTGCAGATCCGCGCCTCGCAGGTCAACCGCTGTGCTTACTGCATCGATTACCACACCTCCGACGCCCGCAAGGCCGGGGAGTCGGAGGAGCGGATCCACCAGCTCGCCGCTTGGGAGGAGTCGAGTCTCTTCACCGAGAAGGAGCGGGCCGCCCTCGCGCTGACCGAGGCCGTCACCTTCCTGCCCGAGGGGGTGTCGGACGAGGTGTACGAGGAGTCCGCGCGGCACTTCGAGGAGAAGGAGCTCGCCCAGCTCATCGCGCTCATCTTCACCACCAACGCGTGGAACCGGATGAACGTCACCACGCGCAAGACGCCCGGTACCGAGTAGCCGGCCGATCCTCCGCGGGCGGTGGCCGTCGTGTCGGCCGCCGCCCGCCCCATGTCCGTGGACCGACCTCCGTCCGATGAAGGGCTGATCACGCCGTGACCACCGTCGAGACCGGGCTGCCCGGTGCCGCCCCCGGTCGTTCCCCCGTCAAGGGGTGGCTCGCCGTGCTGGCGGTGACCCTGGGCATCTTCTCCCTGATGACCTCCGAGCTGCTCCCCGTGGGCCTGCTCACCCCCGTCGGCACCGCCCTCGACGTCTCCGAGGGCACGGCGGGGCTGATGGTGACGGTGCC is a genomic window of Streptomyces sp. SID8374 containing:
- a CDS encoding discoidin domain-containing protein yields the protein MPSLPSLPHFRRPALPTLPALPSLRRPALTLTLAALLASSLTVLTAPTEARAADPLISQGKPATASSQEGDGFSAAQAVDGDLTTTRWASQWSDPQWIRIDLGKRSDLSRAVLTWEGAYGKAYEIQVSDNGTDWTTIRKVTDSDGGTDDLALTGSGRYVRMLGTTRSSGYGYSLWEFQVYGTQGGDTPPPAGGAVKVTGTQGAWQLTVGGQPYTVKGLTWGPSMADAPRYMPDLKSMGVNTVRTWGTDASTKPLLDAAAANGLRVMNGFWLQPGGGPGSGGCVNYVTDTAYKSTMLTEIARWVETYKNHPATLMWNVGNESVLGLQNCYGGAELEAQRNAYTTFVNDAAKRIHAIDADHPVTSTDAWTGAWPYYKRNAPDLDLYSMNAYGDICGVRKDWVDGGYTKPYIITETGPAGEWEVPDDANGVPDEPTDVQKRDGYTKAWDCTMGHQGVALGATLFHYGLEHDFGGVWFNLIPDGLKRLSYYSVKKAFTGSNNGDNLPPVISNMTVTPAGSAPAGGEFTVRADIRDPENDPVTNKIFLSGNYASGDKGLVPARFRSTGNGTFAVTAPEKLGVWKVYIQSEDGKGNAGIETKSVKVVAPPMTGTNVALGKPTTASSSQASYGDCPCPPERATDGRLDTRWASDWSDPQWIAVDLGARTPLRTLQLVWDPAYAKSYEVQVSDDGTSWRTVHTTTNGNGDVDTIALTETARHVRLHLTARGTGWGYSLHEFGIYS
- a CDS encoding discoidin domain-containing protein produces the protein MATALAATLLAFVPATKAEAAPVLLSQGKPVTASSEENYGTPAAAAVDGNADTRWSSAASDPQWIRVDLGATTQISQVVLDWETAYGKGYRIELSANGSEWSTAYQTADGDGGTDTLNISGEARYVRMYGTARGTGYGFSLWEFKVYGESGGTGGPQLPGGGDLGPNVHVFDPSTPNIQAKLDEVFAQQEASHFGNGRHQFLFKPGTYNNLNAQIGFYTSISGLGLKPDDTTINGDVTVDAGWFGGNATQNFWRSAENLALNPVSGTNRWAVSQAASFRRMHVKGGLNLAPDGYGWASGGYIADSKIDGQVGNYSQQQWYTRESSIGGWSNSVWNQTFSGVEGAPATSFPEPRYTTLQTTPISREKPFLHLDGNTYKVFVPAKRTDARGVSWNGTPQGTSIGLDQFYVVKPGATAATINQALAQGLNLLFTPGIYHVDQTINVNRANTVVLGLGLATIIPDNGVTAMKVADVDGVKLAGFLIDAGTVNSPTLLEVGPQNSSADHSANPTTVQDVYVRIGGAGAGKATTSIAVHSDDVIIDHTWVWRADHGEGVGWETNRADYGVRVYGDDVLATGLFVEHFNKYDVEWYGERGRTIFYQNEKAYDAPDQAAIQNGDTKGFAAYRVDDSVDVHEGWGLGSYCNYNVDPTIRQDHGFKAPVKPNVKFHSLLVVSLGGMGHYNHVINNTGASTVPAGTSTVPSTVVSFP
- a CDS encoding winged helix-turn-helix domain-containing protein yields the protein MRPGPGQLAEQVDQAPSLVSYHLRKLAEHGFVAEASGHGTDGRERWWRVASEKGWGFRDADFTGTPEGAAAVGSVLRGLLDNRSAQYRAYLEQSAAWGEEWTDAAFSSEWLMALTSTELAEMSAELEVVARRWRERGKAARKAGETEGREHVSVHLYGFPFRP
- a CDS encoding MFS transporter → MSAPETALPQRPAAPRPAHRDANVLRWLAAYTASLIGDSVYFVALAWSAQKVAGPAEVGLVMAAGAVPRALLMLGGGVAADRFGVRRIVLGSDAVRCVLILAVAAGVAVTAPAVWILVALALAFGVVDALFVPAVGALPPRITGPDQLARVTGMRTLSMRVSQISGPPLGGLAMGFGGASAAFAVAGVLFAVSLPLLLTVRLRPPGVPEPEPEDAADVRGEAAPAPGTAWQDLIGGLCHIRRHPLIGPLIAVIALCELGLTGPLNVGMVLLNGERGWGPSGYGWIISGFGAGATVGAVLLTVAGRLPRAGLTLAGTLLVGCAGAAGIALVPTLPLAVAVALAVGLAMGICGTLGNALVQTAADPAYLGRVTSVVMLTSVGLAPLTYPLVGAAVGAWGSAPVFIGCGAFGSLGVVVALGCGAVRRAELPRSRPRPSKA
- a CDS encoding carboxymuconolactone decarboxylase family protein, translating into MTTFQVPQRMNFSAVSPKVFKAVLALDAVAREGLDPVLLELVQIRASQVNRCAYCIDYHTSDARKAGESEERIHQLAAWEESSLFTEKERAALALTEAVTFLPEGVSDEVYEESARHFEEKELAQLIALIFTTNAWNRMNVTTRKTPGTE